Within the uncultured Draconibacterium sp. genome, the region CAGTCGGTCGTAAAAAGATAAAGTAATGAAACGACCATGAATTTTAACATTTAAAAATGTACCCATGAATATGGCGGTTCTGCTGAAAATCGGGCCAGTCTACAGCATTCTTGCCCCGAAACTGCAATAAGCACAATAACATCCTCCAAAATATTTATTGAACGCGAATGCCATACAGCAATGACATACCTTAAACTCAAAATGTCAATATTAACAAAACACTATAAGGTTGGTCAAAATAAATAGTCAAGCCTTAAAAACACAATAAGGTGTTGATAACCAATCCATAACGATTCTCATTTAGTTTCAGGAAATGCAAGCAAATAGGTATTTTAGAGAAAAAGCTTGCAGATATGGTTGGAAAACAAGACAAGGTGCCGCAGTTGAGTATTTTTGACACACCCCTTGAAAGATTCATTAACTTAGAACATGAACTGTGTATTTTATTGGAAAAAACGGTCAAACTGACCACCCAAGGCCGGAATAAAATGACCACCCTCGCCAGTTTAAACTGACCACCCCGCGCCGGAGCAAAGTAACCACCTGCGCCGGACTATAGTGACCACCCATCAAAAGAGATTGATTTTACTTCTGTCGAAGCCATAATTTCATACTGATTTAAACAAATTAATATGAAAACATGGCTAATAAATTAATCGACATGAGTAAAGTAAGAAAAGTCATTCAGTTGCACCAGCAGGGAAAAGCAAAGCAATTTATCAGCAGGTACCTGGGCCTGTCACGTAACACCGTCAAGAAGTATATCGCTCTATACAAGGTGTTAAACCTTACTATTGATGATATTGATAAAAAGAGTGATTCCGAGCTGGAAAAAATCTTTAGCAGGGATACCGAAGATGTTCTTTCCCCCAAGCTAAAAAAGGTTTATAACTTCTTTCCCTACATGGAGCGTGAACTAAAAAAGACCGGCGTTACCAAGCAGCTGATGTGGGAAGAATATTATGAAAAACATCCCGATGGACTAAAATTAAGCCAGTTTAAAGCCCACTACCTGCGTTGGAGTAAAAAGGTTAACCCGGTAATGCATATGGAGCATAAAGCAGGTGATAAGATGTTTATCGACTACGCTGGCAAAACCCTTAAAATTATCAATAAAGAAACAGGCGAGATTGAAGAGGTACAGTTTTTTGTTGCCATACTGGGGGCCAGTCAATACACCTATGCTGAAGCCTCACCGAGCCAACAAAAAGAAGACTTTGTTGCTTCGGTTGAAAATGCACTGCATTTTTATGGAGGAGTTCCTGCAGCTATTGTCCCTGATAACCTAAAGTCTGCCGTAACCAAAAGCAGCCGGTTTGAACCTACCATTAACGAAACGTTTATGGACTTTGCCGAACATTACGGCACAACAGTTCTTCCGGCACGAGCTTACCGTCCCCGGGACAAGTCACTGGCAGAAGGGGCAGTTAAGATACTGTACCAACGAATATATCCGGCCTTGCGCGGCAAAGACTTTTACAGTTTAGAAGAGCTTAATAGTGCAATTTGGGATGAACTGGACAAGCATAACAACAAAAAGTTAACCGGCAGGCCAACGTCCCGGTATCAATTATTCGTTGAAGACGAAAAAGGCAAGCTTACCGCATTGCCTGTAGAAAAATACGAGATTAAAGAAATAGCAATAGCCACCGTAGCCATGAACGGGCACGTGCTGTTAAGCAAAGACAAGCATTATTACAGCGTTCCGTGTCAGTATTTAAAGAAGAAAGTTAAGCTGGTGTTTACATCAAAAACCGTTGAAATATACCATAAATACAACCGCATAGCTTTGCACAAAAGAGATGGACGTAAATACTTCTACACCACAAACAAAGACCACCTGGCAACAACACACCAGTTTGTTACCGACTGGACACCGCAGCGTTTTTTCAACTGGGCAGCTTCAATTGACGAGAGTGTAAAGGAATTTATAATCAATGTGCTGGAAAGAAAACAACACCCTGAACAATCCTATAAAAGCTGTATGGGTGTATTGGCTTTTGCCAAAAAGGTGGGAGAAGAAAGGCTTTCCAATGCGTGTAAACGTGCATTGGAACATCAGGTTTACAACTACAAAATCATACAAAAGATACTGGAAAAAGGGTTGGATAAACTTGACGATGAAAAACCGGACGAACCGGAACTTCCTTTTCATAACAACATAAGGGGAGGAAAATATTACAACTGATAAAATAAAAAAACAATGAACGAAGTAACATTAACACGAATGAAACAGATGAAGCTCCATGGTATGCATGGGGCTTTTAAAACAGCTGTCGAAACAGGTAAAACCGATGATTACACCATCGACCAGTTTGTATCGATGATAACAGATGCCGAGTGGGACGATCGCAACAACCGAAAGATAGAGCGATTGATAAAAAATGCGAGGTTCCACTATAAGGCAACCATTGAAAACGTGGTGTACGAACATACAAGAAATATCGATCGGACAAAACTGTTAAGACTGGCTGAATGCGATTTTATTAATAAGAACGAGAATGTATTAATATCGGGCAGCACCGGTGCCGGCAAAAGCTACATTGCAACAGCCTTAGGGTATCAGGCCTGTATCGAGGGATACAGGGTTTTGTATTTTAATACAACCAAGCTGTTTTCTAAACTAAAAATGGCAAAAGCCGATGGATCTTATCTTAAAGAACTTGCAAAAATGGCCAGGCATCAGTTAATAATACTCGATGACTTTGGCCTGCAACCTTTAGATAGCCAAAACCGGATAGCTCTGTTAGAGTTAATTGAAGACAGGCACAATAAAGGATCTATGCTTGTAACATCACAGCTGCCCGTTAGTAAGTGGTATGAAATAATCGGGGAGAAAACGATTGCCGATGCCATACTCGACCGTTTGATCCATCAATCGCACAGGATTGAGCTGA harbors:
- the istA gene encoding IS21 family transposase translates to MSKVRKVIQLHQQGKAKQFISRYLGLSRNTVKKYIALYKVLNLTIDDIDKKSDSELEKIFSRDTEDVLSPKLKKVYNFFPYMERELKKTGVTKQLMWEEYYEKHPDGLKLSQFKAHYLRWSKKVNPVMHMEHKAGDKMFIDYAGKTLKIINKETGEIEEVQFFVAILGASQYTYAEASPSQQKEDFVASVENALHFYGGVPAAIVPDNLKSAVTKSSRFEPTINETFMDFAEHYGTTVLPARAYRPRDKSLAEGAVKILYQRIYPALRGKDFYSLEELNSAIWDELDKHNNKKLTGRPTSRYQLFVEDEKGKLTALPVEKYEIKEIAIATVAMNGHVLLSKDKHYYSVPCQYLKKKVKLVFTSKTVEIYHKYNRIALHKRDGRKYFYTTNKDHLATTHQFVTDWTPQRFFNWAASIDESVKEFIINVLERKQHPEQSYKSCMGVLAFAKKVGEERLSNACKRALEHQVYNYKIIQKILEKGLDKLDDEKPDEPELPFHNNIRGGKYYN
- the istB gene encoding IS21-like element helper ATPase IstB, translated to MNEVTLTRMKQMKLHGMHGAFKTAVETGKTDDYTIDQFVSMITDAEWDDRNNRKIERLIKNARFHYKATIENVVYEHTRNIDRTKLLRLAECDFINKNENVLISGSTGAGKSYIATALGYQACIEGYRVLYFNTTKLFSKLKMAKADGSYLKELAKMARHQLIILDDFGLQPLDSQNRIALLELIEDRHNKGSMLVTSQLPVSKWYEIIGEKTIADAILDRLIHQSHRIELMGESMRKKRNIYSE